The Leifsonia williamsii genome includes a region encoding these proteins:
- a CDS encoding phytoene/squalene synthase family protein, with protein MTRAPEAPAAPAGAHPTDLALYTRAAHCGAATIIREYSTSFGMATRLLGAEVRPRVEDVYALVRIADEVVDGAAAQAGLTLDDQRELLDALEADTERAMRTGYSANVVVHAFAVTARAAGIGTDLTRPFFASMRRDLSPVDFTAEELREYIYGSAEVVGLMCLAVFLSDHPVPDATRRRLEAGARRLGAAFQKINFLRDLAVDYTELGRSYFPGIDPARLTERQKLALVVDIDSDLGAAADAIPELPDNCRRAIAAAHGLFAELSDRIRATPASELLRRRVSVPNRTKLAVVVRAGTGLLR; from the coding sequence CCCGCGCACCCGAGGCGCCCGCCGCACCGGCCGGCGCCCACCCGACCGACCTCGCGCTGTACACGCGCGCCGCGCACTGCGGCGCCGCGACCATCATCCGCGAGTACTCCACCTCGTTCGGGATGGCGACCCGCCTGCTCGGCGCCGAGGTGCGCCCCCGCGTCGAGGACGTGTACGCGCTGGTCCGCATCGCCGACGAGGTCGTCGACGGCGCCGCCGCGCAGGCCGGCCTGACCCTCGACGACCAGCGCGAGCTGCTCGACGCGCTCGAGGCCGACACCGAGCGCGCCATGCGCACCGGCTACAGCGCCAACGTGGTCGTGCACGCCTTCGCCGTCACCGCCAGGGCCGCCGGCATCGGGACGGACCTCACCCGGCCGTTCTTCGCCTCCATGCGCCGCGACCTCAGCCCCGTCGACTTCACGGCCGAGGAGCTGCGCGAGTACATCTACGGCTCGGCCGAGGTCGTCGGGCTGATGTGCCTGGCGGTCTTCCTCTCCGACCACCCGGTGCCCGACGCCACCCGGCGGCGGCTGGAGGCGGGGGCGCGGAGGCTCGGAGCCGCCTTCCAGAAGATCAACTTCCTGCGCGACCTCGCCGTCGACTACACCGAGCTCGGCCGCAGCTACTTCCCGGGGATCGACCCGGCGCGGCTGACCGAACGGCAGAAGCTCGCCCTGGTGGTCGACATCGACAGCGACCTCGGGGCGGCGGCCGACGCCATCCCGGAGCTGCCCGACAACTGCCGCCGCGCGATCGCCGCCGCGCACGGCCTCTTCGCCGAGCTGAGCGACCGCATCCGCGCCACCCCCGCGAGCGAGCTCCTGCGCCGCAGGGTCAGCGTGCCGAACCGCACGAAGCTCGCCGTCGTCGTGCGCGCCGGCACCGGGCTCCTCCGATGA